The Catenuloplanes niger genome includes a window with the following:
- the eccD gene encoding type VII secretion integral membrane protein EccD yields the protein MTIVAPRTRLDLALPSDVPLADLLPTVLRHAGEDVADQGAAQGGWALARLGGKPLDSSRTAVELEIRDGEMLYFTPRAAARPEVVFDDIVDAVATATQNREGRWDAAMTRRFSVGFAAAALLAGALGVLFSGPPHLPGGAAALAVAALLMLTATLLSRAAGDGRSGAVVAGVSLVFGTVGGTLLLAGDTPLTALGAPHMLLGAAVLLILGVIGTLAVGYATPLFLGSAAAGVALALGAAVCVLAGLSAASAAAIVAAVVFAFHPALPMMSYRLARVPVPSIPTGPDDLKADDESVDGRRVLQLSERADEFLTALIWTVSAIVFGAEIILAVDGRLGAVLLCLVLALLLLLRARPYPSRRERLPSLLAGGAGLILTAFAVFGWGGWAARLGLVLGGLILVAAISLIYGLSVAGKRIAPIWGRLLDIAEILLILAVVPLAAWVCGLYTWITTITA from the coding sequence GTGACGATCGTCGCGCCCAGGACGCGGCTCGATCTCGCGCTGCCCTCGGACGTGCCGTTGGCCGACCTGCTGCCGACCGTGCTGCGGCACGCCGGCGAGGACGTCGCCGACCAGGGCGCCGCCCAGGGCGGCTGGGCGCTGGCCCGGCTCGGCGGCAAGCCGCTGGACAGCTCGCGCACCGCGGTCGAGCTGGAGATCCGCGACGGCGAGATGCTCTACTTCACGCCGCGCGCCGCCGCCCGCCCCGAGGTGGTCTTCGACGACATCGTCGACGCGGTCGCCACCGCCACGCAGAACCGCGAGGGCCGCTGGGACGCGGCCATGACCAGGCGTTTCTCGGTCGGCTTCGCGGCCGCCGCGCTGCTCGCCGGCGCGCTCGGCGTGCTCTTCAGCGGCCCGCCGCACCTGCCCGGCGGTGCCGCCGCGCTCGCCGTCGCCGCACTGCTCATGCTCACCGCGACGCTGCTGTCCCGCGCGGCCGGCGACGGCCGCAGCGGCGCCGTGGTGGCCGGCGTCAGCCTCGTCTTCGGCACCGTCGGCGGCACGCTGCTGCTCGCCGGCGACACCCCGCTCACCGCGCTCGGCGCCCCGCACATGCTGCTCGGCGCGGCCGTGCTGCTGATCCTCGGTGTGATCGGCACGCTCGCGGTCGGCTATGCGACACCGCTGTTCCTCGGCTCCGCCGCCGCCGGTGTCGCGCTCGCGCTCGGCGCGGCCGTCTGCGTCCTGGCCGGCCTCTCCGCCGCCTCCGCCGCCGCGATCGTGGCCGCCGTCGTCTTCGCGTTCCACCCGGCGCTGCCGATGATGTCGTACCGTCTCGCCCGCGTGCCGGTCCCGTCCATCCCGACCGGCCCCGACGACCTCAAGGCCGACGACGAGTCCGTCGACGGCCGCCGCGTCCTGCAGCTCAGCGAGCGCGCCGACGAGTTCCTGACCGCCCTGATCTGGACCGTCTCCGCCATCGTGTTCGGCGCCGAGATCATCCTCGCCGTCGACGGCCGGCTCGGCGCCGTCCTTCTCTGCCTGGTGCTCGCGCTGCTCCTGCTGCTGCGCGCCCGTCCGTACCCGAGCCGCCGCGAGCGCCTCCCGTCGCTGCTCGCCGGCGGCGCGGGCCTGATCCTCACCGCGTTCGCCGTCTTCGGCTGGGGTGGCTGGGCCGCCCGGCTCGGCCTGGTCCTCGGCGGGCTGATCCTGGTCGCGGCGATCTCCCTGATCTACGGGCTCTCCGTCGCGGGCAAGCGGATCGCGCCGATCTGGGGCCGTCTCCTGGACATCGCGGAGATCCTCCTGATCCTGGCGGTCGTCCCGCTGGCGGCGTGGGTCTGCGGGCTCTACACCTGGATCACCACGATTACCGCCTGA
- the eccCa gene encoding type VII secretion protein EccCa, with the protein MSTVLFRRPPRRQGPQLPRGEVLLESPPELPEELPKGLGQLMMILPMLCGVGAMAFLYAGRQGGTLMWVAGGLFGVSMLGMAVGQLGGNNDKAELNADRRDYMRYLAQVRKRTRRAAEQQRAATTWKHPESDALFSFAASRRMWERRVTEDDFGEVRVALGPQQLAVQIVTPETKPVEDLEPMSAIALRRFVKSHSVVPDLPIALSIRAFSRIVLRGDREPTLGLTRAMIGQLATFQAPDDLMIAVVAAPDRAASWDWTKWLPHAQHPRRNDAAGSRRMVFSTLLAAEQMLAEELASRPRFSPDAKPLTSLPHVLIVLDGGEVSANCQLYGQALLGTTVVDLSGAVPRDAGRWLLCLDVSADSVEVFRGKSSTHLGKPDRLTLVQAEALARQLSPYRLSQQSAATSEEPLARSMELPDLLGIGDAAGVDVNQTWRERPHRDRLRIPVGLGPDGNVVELDFKESAHEGMGPHGLIIGATGSGKSELLRTIVGALAVTHSSAELNFVLVDFKGGATFASLDALPHTSAVITNLEDELPLVDRMKDALAGEMTRRQEVLRAAGNYVSRFDYEKARAAGEELDPMPSLLIICDEFSELLQQKPDFIDLFVMIGRLGRSLGVHLLLASQRLEEGKLRGLDTHLSYRIGLRTFSAVESRIVLGVPDAYELPNAPGHGYLKSDTSTMLRFRAAYVSGPYKPPGRAVRSQAVVQRQILEYGTEFVPVPEISEQMIMVEEEEEGIGRQQSMLDVLIEQLQGRGPEAHKVWLEPLGVPPTIDAMLPPLTPDPVYGLSPAAWRNAAKLMVPVGIVDRPYEQRRDPLVADLSGAGGNVVIVGGPRSGKSTILRSLLMSLAVTHSPREVQFMCLDFGGGALRALDGLPHLSGVAGRRDGEAVRRTVAEVMSLIDEREARFTAMGIDSISTYRRRQANGEVPDDLFGDLFLVVDGWGTLREDYEELEQTIMMLAQRGLGYGVHVVLTAARWSEVRIKMRDLLGTRLELRLGDANESEIDRRAAANVPERSPGRGLTRDKLHFLAAISRLDGKSQLDDLAEATASAVEQIRAAWPHAPAPKVRLLPRLLPVAELNRMVDPSAPGLPLGVNEASLAPVLLDTAGEPHLVIYGDAECGKTNLLRLIGRQITERFTPAQARIVIGDYRRGLLGAIEGDHLLDYSPSGEVFATNMKQIRGALQARIPGPDVTPQQLRDRSWWRGPDLYVLVDDYDLVATGGSNPLSAITDLLPQARDIGLHLILARRVGGAARAGYEQVLQRLRELDTPTLLMSGNKEEGQIVGNLRPSPQPPGRGTLVRRRDGQNLIQTAWTEP; encoded by the coding sequence ATGAGTACGGTGCTGTTCCGGCGGCCACCGCGGCGGCAGGGACCACAGCTGCCCAGGGGTGAGGTGCTCCTGGAGTCGCCGCCCGAGCTGCCGGAGGAGCTGCCCAAGGGCCTCGGCCAGCTGATGATGATCCTGCCGATGCTCTGCGGCGTGGGCGCGATGGCGTTCCTCTACGCGGGGCGTCAGGGCGGGACCCTGATGTGGGTGGCGGGTGGCCTGTTCGGCGTCTCGATGCTCGGCATGGCGGTCGGCCAGCTCGGCGGCAACAACGACAAGGCCGAGCTGAACGCGGACCGCCGGGACTACATGCGGTACCTGGCGCAGGTGCGCAAGCGGACCCGGCGCGCGGCCGAGCAGCAGCGGGCCGCGACCACCTGGAAGCACCCGGAGTCGGACGCGCTCTTCTCGTTCGCGGCGTCCCGGCGGATGTGGGAACGGCGGGTCACCGAGGACGACTTCGGCGAGGTCCGGGTCGCGCTCGGCCCGCAGCAGCTGGCCGTGCAGATCGTCACGCCGGAGACGAAGCCGGTCGAGGACCTGGAGCCGATGTCCGCGATCGCGCTGCGCCGGTTCGTCAAGTCCCACTCGGTGGTGCCGGACCTGCCGATCGCGCTGTCCATCCGCGCGTTCAGCCGGATCGTGCTGCGCGGTGACCGGGAGCCGACGCTGGGCCTGACCCGCGCGATGATCGGTCAGCTGGCCACGTTCCAGGCACCGGACGACCTGATGATCGCCGTGGTGGCCGCGCCGGACCGGGCCGCGAGCTGGGACTGGACCAAGTGGCTGCCGCACGCGCAGCACCCGCGCCGCAACGACGCCGCCGGGTCCCGGCGGATGGTGTTCAGCACGCTGCTCGCGGCCGAGCAGATGCTGGCCGAGGAGCTGGCCAGCCGGCCCCGGTTCAGCCCGGACGCGAAGCCGTTGACCTCGCTGCCGCACGTGCTGATCGTGCTGGACGGCGGTGAGGTGTCGGCGAACTGCCAGCTGTACGGCCAGGCGCTGCTCGGCACCACCGTGGTCGACCTGTCCGGTGCGGTGCCCCGGGATGCCGGCCGCTGGCTGCTCTGCCTGGACGTGTCGGCCGACTCGGTCGAGGTGTTCCGCGGCAAGTCGAGCACGCACCTGGGCAAGCCGGACCGGCTGACCCTGGTGCAGGCGGAGGCGCTGGCCCGGCAGTTGTCGCCGTACCGGCTGTCCCAGCAGAGCGCGGCCACGTCGGAGGAGCCGCTGGCCCGCAGCATGGAACTGCCGGACCTGCTCGGCATCGGCGACGCCGCGGGCGTGGACGTGAACCAGACGTGGCGGGAGCGCCCGCACCGGGACCGGCTGCGGATCCCGGTGGGGCTCGGCCCGGACGGCAACGTGGTGGAGCTGGACTTCAAGGAGTCCGCGCACGAGGGCATGGGCCCGCACGGCCTGATCATCGGTGCGACCGGTTCCGGCAAGTCGGAGCTGCTGCGCACGATCGTGGGCGCGCTCGCGGTCACCCACTCGTCGGCGGAGCTGAACTTCGTGCTGGTCGACTTCAAGGGTGGCGCCACGTTCGCGTCGCTGGACGCGCTGCCGCACACCTCCGCGGTGATCACCAACCTGGAGGACGAGCTCCCGCTGGTCGACCGCATGAAGGACGCGCTGGCCGGTGAGATGACGCGCCGGCAGGAGGTGCTGCGCGCGGCGGGCAACTACGTGTCCCGGTTCGACTACGAGAAGGCGCGGGCGGCCGGCGAGGAGCTGGACCCGATGCCCAGCCTCCTGATCATCTGTGACGAGTTCAGCGAGCTGCTGCAGCAGAAGCCGGACTTCATCGACCTGTTCGTCATGATCGGCCGGCTGGGCCGGTCGCTCGGCGTGCACCTGCTGCTCGCGTCGCAGCGCCTGGAGGAGGGCAAGCTGCGCGGTCTGGACACGCACCTGTCGTACCGGATCGGTCTGCGCACGTTCTCCGCGGTCGAGTCCCGGATCGTGCTGGGCGTGCCGGACGCGTACGAGCTGCCGAACGCGCCCGGTCACGGCTACCTCAAGTCGGACACGTCCACCATGCTGCGGTTCCGCGCCGCGTACGTGTCCGGCCCGTACAAGCCGCCGGGCCGCGCGGTGCGCTCGCAGGCCGTGGTGCAGCGCCAGATCCTCGAGTACGGCACCGAGTTCGTCCCGGTGCCGGAGATCTCCGAACAGATGATCATGGTTGAGGAGGAGGAAGAGGGCATCGGCCGGCAGCAGAGCATGCTGGACGTGCTGATCGAGCAGCTGCAGGGCCGCGGCCCGGAGGCGCACAAGGTGTGGCTGGAGCCGCTCGGCGTGCCGCCGACGATCGACGCGATGCTGCCGCCGCTCACCCCGGACCCGGTGTACGGCCTGTCGCCGGCCGCCTGGCGGAACGCGGCGAAGCTGATGGTCCCGGTCGGCATCGTCGACCGGCCGTACGAGCAGCGCCGCGACCCGCTGGTGGCGGACCTGTCCGGCGCGGGCGGCAACGTGGTCATCGTGGGCGGCCCGCGGTCCGGCAAGAGCACGATCCTGCGGTCGCTGCTGATGTCGCTGGCGGTCACCCACTCGCCGCGCGAGGTGCAGTTCATGTGCCTGGACTTCGGCGGCGGCGCGCTGCGGGCGCTGGACGGCCTGCCGCACCTCTCCGGCGTGGCGGGCCGCCGCGACGGCGAGGCGGTGCGCCGGACCGTGGCCGAGGTGATGTCGCTGATCGACGAGCGCGAGGCGCGGTTCACCGCGATGGGCATCGACTCGATCAGCACGTACCGGCGGCGGCAGGCGAACGGCGAGGTGCCGGACGACCTGTTCGGCGACCTGTTCCTGGTGGTGGACGGCTGGGGCACGCTCCGCGAGGACTACGAGGAGCTGGAACAGACGATCATGATGCTGGCCCAGCGCGGTCTGGGCTACGGCGTGCACGTGGTGCTGACCGCGGCCCGCTGGTCCGAGGTCCGGATCAAGATGCGCGACCTGCTGGGTACGCGACTGGAGCTGCGCCTCGGCGACGCCAACGAGTCCGAGATCGACCGCAGGGCCGCGGCGAACGTGCCGGAGCGCTCGCCCGGCCGCGGTCTGACCCGGGACAAGCTGCACTTCCTGGCCGCGATCTCCCGGCTGGACGGCAAGTCGCAGCTGGACGACCTGGCCGAGGCGACCGCGTCCGCGGTGGAGCAGATCCGGGCGGCCTGGCCGCACGCACCGGCGCCGAAGGTGCGTCTGCTGCCGCGTCTGCTGCCGGTCGCCGAGCTGAACCGGATGGTCGACCCGTCGGCGCCCGGCCTGCCGCTCGGCGTCAACGAGGCCAGCCTGGCCCCGGTGCTGCTGGACACGGCCGGTGAGCCGCACCTGGTGATCTACGGCGACGCGGAGTGCGGCAAGACCAACCTGCTGCGGCTGATCGGCCGGCAGATCACCGAGCGGTTCACACCGGCCCAGGCGCGGATCGTGATCGGTGACTACCGGCGCGGCCTGCTCGGCGCGATCGAGGGCGACCACCTGCTCGACTACTCGCCGTCAGGCGAGGTGTTCGCGACGAACATGAAGCAGATCCGGGGCGCGCTGCAGGCCCGCATCCCCGGCCCGGACGTGACACCGCAGCAGCTGCGGGACCGGTCCTGGTGGCGCGGCCCGGACCTGTACGTACTGGTCGACGACTACGACCTGGTGGCCACCGGTGGCAGCAACCCGCTGAGCGCGATCACCGACCTGTTGCCGCAGGCACGGGACATCGGCCTGCACCTGATCCTGGCACGCCGGGTGGGCGGTGCCGCCCGGGCCGGCTACGAGCAGGTGCTGCAGCGGCTCCGCGAGCTGGACACCCCGACGTTGCTGATGTCCGGCAACAAGGAGGAGGGCCAGATCGTCGGCAATCTGCGACCAAGCCCACAGCCGCCGGGCCGGGGGACGCTGGTGCGCCGGCGCGACGGACAGAACTTGATCCAAACTGCCTGGACAGAGCCTTAG
- a CDS encoding WXG100 family type VII secretion target has translation MAGPFEVDHATLHTAANDVRSTRSEVDGELKKLWNVVDDLAIAWQGSASTGFQQLMNRWSEDTNKLQEALNNIADLLDKSGTTHQVNDEEQQQMLNKFQSALNG, from the coding sequence ATGGCGGGCCCGTTCGAGGTCGATCACGCGACACTGCATACCGCTGCGAATGACGTGCGGTCCACGCGGAGTGAGGTCGACGGCGAGCTGAAGAAGCTCTGGAATGTGGTGGACGACCTGGCCATCGCCTGGCAGGGTTCCGCGTCCACCGGCTTCCAGCAGCTGATGAATCGCTGGTCGGAGGACACCAACAAGCTCCAGGAGGCGCTGAACAACATCGCTGACCTGCTGGACAAGTCGGGCACCACGCACCAGGTGAACGATGAGGAGCAGCAGCAGATGCTGAACAAGTTCCAGTCGGCTCTCAACGGCTGA
- a CDS encoding WXG100 family type VII secretion target yields the protein MSVVKVDYAVLESSTQQINSISKSIDEKLDTLRQMLQKLQWDGEDRVAYEQHQASWDAAVRDINQILNDIGGAVGVAKENYVSTEMSNARVWS from the coding sequence ATGAGCGTTGTGAAAGTTGACTACGCGGTTCTCGAGAGCTCGACGCAGCAGATCAACTCGATCTCGAAGAGCATCGACGAGAAGCTGGACACGCTGCGGCAGATGCTGCAGAAGCTCCAGTGGGACGGTGAGGACCGGGTCGCCTACGAGCAGCACCAGGCCTCCTGGGACGCGGCCGTCCGCGACATCAACCAGATCCTGAACGACATCGGTGGCGCCGTCGGCGTCGCCAAGGAGAACTACGTCTCCACCGAGATGTCGAACGCCCGCGTCTGGAGCTGA
- a CDS encoding S8 family serine peptidase encodes MRFASALATAMVLGGTVLLPPGAAQAAAPQTIGEYQKWYYDDYLKIPEVQRAAGSKGKGVTIALIDSGVDTSRPDLRGADLKDGGGYGNSGAGKSGLTDDGFHGTAMASIIAGQGTGDDRIKGIAPEATVLSISVGSESQGKTTYSEAIRAAVDQGADVINMSITRYNNTGDLTYINPLDREAAAYALGKGVIIVAGAGNTEQTGPVISPPANIPGVLAVTGLDQNGEFWTGSATGAEAGIAAPATEIFVAQPEEYGTDGYGRSSGTSAATAIVSGVAALVKAKHPDLDATNLINRLTATARDEGTPGRDAQYGFGTIDALAAVSADVPAVTANPVGNPMDGTTGDAAPAADDSSPLSGYLWIAVAVAVAVVLLIVVVAVAASRRGRPATPGPGYAAPGYQPPPGHQPPPGYQPPGPGYPPPGQQPPGYPQQPPPPGYR; translated from the coding sequence ATGAGGTTCGCGTCGGCACTGGCCACCGCGATGGTCCTGGGCGGCACCGTCCTGCTGCCACCGGGAGCGGCGCAGGCCGCGGCACCGCAGACCATCGGTGAGTACCAGAAGTGGTACTACGACGACTATCTGAAGATCCCGGAGGTGCAGCGGGCCGCCGGCAGCAAGGGCAAGGGCGTCACGATCGCGCTGATCGACAGCGGGGTGGACACCAGCCGGCCCGACCTGCGGGGCGCCGACCTCAAGGACGGCGGCGGCTACGGCAACTCGGGCGCGGGCAAGAGCGGGCTGACGGACGACGGCTTCCACGGCACCGCGATGGCCAGCATCATCGCCGGCCAGGGCACGGGCGACGACAGGATCAAGGGGATCGCGCCGGAGGCCACGGTGCTGTCCATCTCGGTCGGCAGCGAGAGCCAGGGCAAGACCACCTACTCGGAGGCGATCCGGGCCGCGGTGGACCAGGGCGCCGACGTGATCAACATGTCGATCACCCGGTACAACAACACCGGCGACCTCACGTACATCAACCCGCTCGACCGCGAGGCCGCGGCGTACGCGCTCGGCAAGGGCGTGATCATCGTGGCCGGTGCGGGGAACACCGAGCAGACCGGCCCGGTGATCAGCCCGCCGGCCAACATCCCGGGCGTGCTCGCGGTCACCGGCCTGGACCAGAACGGCGAGTTCTGGACCGGCAGCGCGACCGGCGCGGAGGCCGGCATCGCCGCACCCGCCACGGAGATCTTCGTGGCCCAGCCCGAGGAGTACGGCACCGACGGGTACGGCCGCAGCAGCGGCACCAGCGCGGCCACCGCGATCGTGTCCGGCGTCGCCGCGCTGGTCAAGGCGAAGCACCCGGACCTGGACGCGACGAACCTGATCAACAGGCTGACCGCGACCGCGCGGGACGAGGGCACGCCGGGCCGCGACGCGCAGTACGGCTTCGGCACCATCGACGCGCTCGCCGCGGTGAGCGCGGACGTGCCGGCGGTGACCGCGAACCCGGTCGGCAACCCGATGGACGGCACCACCGGTGACGCCGCCCCGGCCGCGGACGACAGCTCACCGCTCAGCGGCTACCTGTGGATCGCGGTGGCGGTCGCGGTCGCGGTGGTCCTGCTGATCGTGGTCGTCGCGGTGGCCGCGAGCCGTCGCGGACGCCCGGCCACTCCCGGCCCCGGCTACGCCGCACCCGGCTACCAGCCGCCACCCGGACACCAGCCGCCACCCGGGTACCAGCCGCCCGGTCCCGGCTATCCGCCGCCCGGTCAGCAGCCGCCGGGTTATCCGCAGCAGCCACCGCCGCCGGGCTATCGCTGA